The sequence GGCGGGGCAATGAAATTCGTTCTGCCGCTGCTTGGCCTTTAAGGAGAAAAAGATGACAAATTATTATCAATTAAAACTCGGTTCACTGACGCGCAAGCTGCCGATTATTCCGATCAGCGCCGACACAGCCATCGCCTCGTTTGTCCTGCTCGGGGACGACGAACTGTCCCGAACCGCTGCTAAATTAATTCAGCCGAAGCTGCCAGCACAGTTCGACTACATCGTGACGGTGGAAAGCAAGGGGATCCCCTTCGCCCACGACCTCAGCCTCATCACGAAACATCCCCGCTCCTTCGTCATCCGCAAGTCGGTCAAGGGCTACATGCGCGATCCGCTGGAACAGTCGGTCAATTCAATCACGACCAAGCAGGAGCAGGAACTGGTCCTCGACGGTCAGGATGCCCAGCAGCTTCGGGGAAAAAAGGTGCTCCTTGTTGATGACGTCATCAGCACCGGCAGCTCCATCCACTCGGCTGCCACCCTCTTAGAGAAGGCCGGCAGCCAGGTTGTGGGCAAGGTTGCCATCCTGGCCGAGGGTGATGCGGCTAAGCGCAACGACATCATTTTCCTTGCCAAACTGCCGCTCTTCAACCTCGATGGCACCATCAAGGCATAATAAAAAGCGAGTTCCGTAGCTGGACACTAAGAACT comes from Limosilactobacillus sp. and encodes:
- a CDS encoding phosphoribosyltransferase family protein — translated: MTNYYQLKLGSLTRKLPIIPISADTAIASFVLLGDDELSRTAAKLIQPKLPAQFDYIVTVESKGIPFAHDLSLITKHPRSFVIRKSVKGYMRDPLEQSVNSITTKQEQELVLDGQDAQQLRGKKVLLVDDVISTGSSIHSAATLLEKAGSQVVGKVAILAEGDAAKRNDIIFLAKLPLFNLDGTIKA